The genomic segment GTGTAGGGCAAATGCAGCTACTCAAAACTGGTTAATTTAGCAGCAATTAAAGTTTTGTTCAAAGGTCGTTGTAAGCGCATTCCATGCATGTTTATCCACTTTTCATGCACCATAGAGATAGGCAAGATGCCATTTAGTTGTAATTCTTAGTCTTAACAAACGCCTTCACAGATGCAATCACTATCGGGTCTAGTCATAGTTGTTCTGTGTGGTGTCACGACTGCAGGGGCTCTAGACACAGTGAATATGGAATAAACACAGGGGGAATACATATTCAACTAATCGATAACGAATTATTTCTAGTGCGATCGAATCACCCATTATGGGTATCCCTGTGAAAGGCACAATCTGACCACCAAGGATGGTTATGTGCTGGCTATATTTCGCATACCCTACTCACAGCATGGCGACTCGTATGACAATGCCACTTCCAAGCCTCCCGTTCTACTAATGCATTGTTTGGAATGTTCCTCAGATATCTGGATAATCAGTGGTCCGGACAATGGTTTGCCCTTCATATTGGCCGATGCTGGCTACGATGTTTGGTTGGGCAATGCCCGTGGCAATGTCTACTCTCAGAAGCACATCAAACTGCAACGCTCGTCTACAGAATTCTGGGAGTTTTCTTTAGATGAAATAGGAATCATTGATGTGCCTGCCAAGATTGATTATGTCTTGGCGATAACTAATTCGCAGAGTCTTCATTATGTGGGTTACTCACAAGGTTCCACCACTCTTATGATGGCCTTGGCCAGCAAGCCCGAATACAATGAGAAACTACGTTCCACCCATTTGTTGGCTCCTGTGGTGTTTTTGTGTTATGTGGGAGGGCCGGTTGCCATATTGGGCTCTCCAATAGTGGGCTCTATAAATCCTCTAACTCAGTTGCTAGGAACTGTGCCCTTGCATGAGTTGGAGGCACTATCACGAAGTGTGGCTCCCGGTCTATGTCAGAGGGCCGAATTTGCAGAGTTGTGCTTGGCATTTTTGAACATTGTCTGTGGTTGGGGTTCACCTCATCTAAATCGAGTAAGTCATTGGGAATTTTGATAGAGCAAATTCTAATTCTAATGTTATTTGAGATCACTTGTTAGACTTTAATTCCAGAATTATTGAGTACCGCTCCTGCAGGTGGTTCTTTTCGCCAAGTTATCCATTATGCTCAGATGGTTATGTCTTGCAAATTTAGGCCTTACGATTTTGGTTTGCCGGGCAATATGCAGAAATATGGTAAATCCCAGCCGCCATCATACAATCTGGCAAATGTTCACCCAAAAACCCCAATTGAGATGTATTTTGGAGAAAACGATTATTTTGTGCCTTTGCGCGATGCCTATCGCTTGTCGAAAATTCTTGGCAATAGGGCCTCATGGAATCATGTCAAATTTCCCAAATATAATCATTTTGACTACACACTGGCCTCCAATGTTAGATGGTGCATCAATGACTGCGTAGTGGATAGAATGCAGAAATATGAGGGTCGCTCTTTTCATGGTGATCTATGCAAATGTTTTAAGAATAAACCTTTTTAATGGAAGGGCatagttgaatttttttttttgggaatttatTATGGCCGAGTAAATAATTAGGTAAAaaggccgggacgaactttggatacccatcacctcgggtatatatgaaaacccattttcatcacaatccggtgaaaattggataacttatgcacccaaattcgacaatgaattttgtatttcaaatttcaacaaaatcgagctCTTATgggctcagaccctttatcgggatatcggtatgtatggcagctatatctttatatagtccgatctgaaccatatttgactcagatgttggtaggcctaagactactcactattttaaatttcagcgagatcggttaaaaaataaagcttttatgggcttcagaccctttatcgggagatcggtctatatggtagctatatctaaatatagtccgatcggaaccatacttagtacatatgtcggtaggcttaaaataactcactgtttcaaatttcagcgaaatcgggtaataaaaatagcttttatggtcttcagacctcttattggcagatcggtctatatggcaactatatcttaatatagtccgatctgaatcatatttgactcagatgttggtaggcctaagagtactcactattttaaatttctttatttcaaataaagtccgatcggaaccatacctattacagatgtcgggaggcttaaaataacccactgtttcaaatttcagcgaaattgggcaataaataaagctttaatgggctctagaccctatatcggcagatcggtctatatggcagctattcataaatatagtccggtatggaccatatttgggtcagatgtcgagaggcgtttaactactcactgtttcaaaaaatttggtatttgtgcaaaatttcaagcggctagctttatgcgttcgaccactatcgtaatttcgactgatggacggtcggacatggctagttcaactcagaatgtcgagacgatcaaaaatatataaactttatggggtccttgatcaatatttcgaggtgttataaacggaatgaccagattagtatgggggtatactaatctggtcattccgtttgtaacacctcgaaatattgatcaaggaccccataaagttctatggtggtgggtataaaaaattttcaactgtgaaCTCCAAAccattttggggtttttttttttataccctccaccataggatgggggtatactaatttcgtcattctgtttgtaacacctcgaaatatgcttctgagaacccataaagtatatatattcttgatcggcatgccattttaagtcgatctagccatgtccgttcgtccgtctgtctgtcgaaagcacgcttactttcgaaggagtacagctagccgcttgaaattttgcacaaatactttttattaatgaaggtcggttggtattgtaaaggggccaaatcggttcatgttttgatatagctgccatataaaccaatcttgggtcttgacttcttgagcctctagagggcgcaattctcatccgatttgaatgaaattttgcacatagtgttttgatgtcacttccaacaactgtgcgaagtatggttcaaatcggtccataccctgatatagctgccatttaaaccgatcagagatcttgagttcttgagcctctagagggcacaattcgcatccgatgtggcagaaattttgtgcaacggcttctctcatgaccttcaacatacgtgtcttatatggtatgaatcgatcaatagcttgatatagctcccatataaacctatctcccgattttgcttcttgtgcccctacacggcgcaattcttatccgaatgaattgaaatattacataatgacttctacaatgttcagcttcaatttatggtccgaatcggacaataacttgatatagctcccatagcacaacagttcttattcaatattctttgtttgcctaaaaagagatatcgcgcatagaacttgttttatgcctaagaagagatgccggcaaaagaactcgacaaatgcgatccatggtggagggtatataagattcgtcccggccgaacttagcactcttttacttgtttctggaATTAGAATTTTCGCATTGTTAGTTGTCTGTGTTCTTGGAGTTCTCCAGCGGTTTTACTCCACTTTGGCAAATTGCTTTGATAGTTTACGGCAATTCTTTTCGTAGCCATGATAGCTCGGATGTACTCCATGAAGGAATGAAGGatagttaatttttttcagtATGTTTGGGAGTATGATATTTGCAAAActaaatccaaataaaaaacTCATTAGGGTCGATACATACGAGcacagctttttatacccaccaccgaaggatgggggtatactaattttgttatttcgtttgcaacaaatcaaaatatccataaccgaccctttaaagtatatatattcttgatcgtcgtaatcgtaaaatctaagacggtctagccatggccatccgtctgtctgttgaaatcacgctacagtcttcaaatatagagatactgagctgaaactttgcacagattctttttctttcataagcaggttatggttcgaagatggactacatcggactatatcttcatatagcccacatgtagaccgatccgccgaggtaaggtcttaggcccataaaaggcacatttattattcgatttcgtcgacatttgggacagtgagttgtgttaggccactcgacatccttcttcaataagccgatctcttgatttaaaggcttgggcccataaaaggcgcatttattgtctgatttcgccgaaatttgggacagtgagttgtgtaaggcccttcgacatccttctctaatttgtcccagattggttcagatgtggatataggtgccatatcgaacgatctctcgatttgaggttttgggcccataaaaggcgcatttaaccgatccgccgatttatggtcttaggcccataaaagccacttatattatccgattttgctgaaatttgggacagcggtTTGTGccaagcccttcgacattcttctttgatttggcccagatctggatataggatatagctgccatatagaccgatctctcgatttagggtcttgggcccataaaagacttacttattgtccgatttcgccgaaattggggacagtgagttgtgttaggccactcgacacccttcttcaatttggcccagatcggtccagatttggatatagctgccatatagaccgatctctcgatttaaaagcttgggcccataaaggcgcatttattgaccgattttNNNNNNNNNNNNNNNNNNNNNNNNNNNNNNNNNNNNNNNNNNNNNNNNNNNNNNNNNNNNNNNNNNNNNNNNNNNNNNNNNNNNNNNNNNNNNNNNNNNNNNNNNNNNNNNNNNNNNNNNNNNNNNNNNNNNNNNNNNNNNNNNNNNNNNNNNNNNNNNNNNNNNNNNNNNNNNNNNNNNNNNNNNNNNNNNNNNNNNNNCTTTATCTGAGTCTCATATGATCCTTGTTggcctacgaatttaagtttggatgtaaggtgtactccatttttaaaatactttatttcagcccgatattctcatgacgtctgatttaggggtgttttcgggggtgaaatGGCCCCCAGACACTAGGCCCTgacacttttccagaatattgaatatttactcccaaagacctttcatttgagccccatattgctatggtcgtaatttCGTACCCTGTGGGGGATGTTCTTGGGGAGAGGCGTCCCCAAACCCTTGGTCCCATAattggatatccgattcgtattctacactcaaataccttttatttaagccccatattcccatggtggacccccagaaccgtggtcccacatttcgatattagatttgtattctactcacaaatacctttcatttgagtcccatattgccatggttggtaaatatgtccgatttattggtgttttggggcttggggtggttcccctagcacttggtccgacaattggatatcagatacgttttcctatcctaaatacctttcatttgagtcccatattgtcgtgattggtttaaatatatgtggtaggttttagggtggggcggcccccctaggtaccccatccgaaatttgggtaccatttttatttttatttttagggtactataagagagcaaacaaaatttcgcttaaatcgcagcacccatctatgagatctggcgtttctgaaaattagggtaagggggagggtccgctcccccatcagatatcaaaaaaagtagtaccctattttcaccacggcacctgtgaaaatttcaaaaaaaaagcggttcagccgtttctgagtctttaaggaacacacaaacaaacaaacacaaatttcctcctcctttttttatagccaagtacaaacggcgtgccgcagtgcaacaccactttggagagaagttttttcatggcatagtagcaTTAgaaggcttcttgagcccctagaagtcttaattttcatccgatttagctgaaatttagaacaaaattttgagttatgacttccaacatccatgccaagtatgatacgaatcgatctataaacagatattgccccaatatataaaccgatccccggatttgacttcttcagccctaagAAGTCTtaatttcacctgatttggctgatgaTTTACATCAGTGCGAAGTTTAATCCGAATTGGTCAGTATGGTGATatgcaaattgtaaattttgcctatgaacataccactgaggaacaggggcaaacttctcacatatcaatgagtgtagtccaattcaagttcaagctcaatgataaggggcctcgtttttatagccgaatccgaagggcttgccgcagtgcgatacctctttggagagaagttttacatgtcatagtaactcacaaatgttgccatcattaggatgcgaaaatcaccgctgattttttttttctcgccaggattcgaacccagacgttcagcgtcataggcggacatgctaatctctgcgctacggtggcctcttataGGCCCCCCAAagtactccactcgactgacccaacttcttgatgaaagcactccttgttccgataatataatggcgcaatggcaaaccattcccaagtccatggaaaatgccccgaactccgtacttgggtactggAAGCCTCCCTCGAGAAACCTTTGGTACGACCCATAGTGTCGAGATGCTGCTGaagtcaagaatgcggcatagagAGCAATCcttcaatcagtagcaacgcgccagatgaaggggcgatacctctccttcatctgggtgaaaaggagagaggagaaacgtatattccgcagaaagtaacaggaaatggaaagacaagAGTGTGGGCGTGACTTTGGCTCACatgagtcagaataaagtccagCAAATcttccaaagaattaaacatcaaaccgatggctttggtgcaggcacatcctcctgcagagacaaaaaaggaaatctggtaactgacacagacagcatgctgaggatatggaaagaacattttacccatctGCTGGTGTCTGACGTTGGCGGCCAAGAGGATACCACAGATCCAATCACTGattatggtatagaatgtttacctcctagtcagaatgagaagaacatgaagaacaacaaggcagcaggagccgacggtttaaccgctgaactatttaagaccggacgAGACGcgctaataaggcgtatgcatcagcttgtctgctaAATCTGGCTTGAAGAACACatgcccgatgattggaacctcaccaTACTATTTTCCGTACGTAAGGCAGCAGGTGCCGACGGGTTACctactgaactatttaaaagcagaggcgtatgcatcagcttatctgcacaatctggctagaagaacgcatacccgatgattggaacctcagcatactacgtcccgtacacaagaaaggagacaagatggaatgtgccaactacagaggaataagtctcctccccatcgcatacaagatactcttgagcgtactgtgtgatagattaaaatctaaagtcaatgagataattgggccctatcaatggggctttagacctggtaaatccagccTGCACCAGATTTTCACACTGAGCCAAATCCTGGCCACAAAGATAAATTATCATTACCTACCATCACTTTATTGACTACACGttggctgggtcatgttgtcagaatggatgaagaagctccagcaaagaagtcttttgaaggctaacatggtggtacacgcaaaccaggacGAACTaaagcctgatggaaagatcaagtcgtgggagacaccttgaaacttggtgtccgagattttagaatgagcgcagatgaTCGAGGCGTTCTTCGGCCAATTAAAGAACAGTAAGTAAAGTACCGAtaacccgatatgacttcttgacacCAAAACAagtcaaatacaaactcagttaatgaGGTTACATATTTAGCGgcatctatggtggtggggacccaagattcggcccggccgaacttagcacgcttttacttgttaaagtctGTAGCGAACGGTCAGAaggacttttttttttcttctaaatgAAAATCATTTTTTCTTGCACTtgcacttttttaaatttttttttattaaataacaacaaatttatTTACTAACACTTGCTTATCAGTTTGTGGTTTAAGAAGTTTTTTAATGGAATAAAACTCGACTATTTACACGCATCGTGATGTTAAACTTCTAAGCGACATTaacgaagaaaataaaaatcaaagagTAGAAGAAAAGTTTGAAGATtcgttttttccaaaaaatcctTTGTCCACAATGCGTGACAATAGAACTTGGTGGTGATAGAGATAGCCAACATTTTTATAGCAGTCGTGTACGATAGATATCCATGGTGAATCAGGTTCTCAATGGAAATGATGGAAGTCATGATGATCATAGTGATGCGCATGGAAGGGATCATAGTGCAAGGGCAATGGATGTATGGTCTTGATAATTGGAGCCGGGTGATAGGCCTTAACCACGGGCAAGACATGTTTAACAATTGGCACTACCACGGGCTTAATAATGGGGGCACTGTGTATAACCGTGGAACTTTGATGCGATATGGCTGCAGGAACATGCACATATTTGGCCACATGTAATGGCTCATGATGGCCATAGTAAGGATAATccaaatgatgatgatggccaTGCAGATAACCTGGACGTGCCGAAGACAAGACCACTAAGCCCACCAGCAAGAATGAGAGCTGCAAAGACCAGATATTCTTGAGTTTAAGGTTGAAGGCTCTTGATTTTAGCAACTAAGACTTACCAGTTTTGTGCGCATTTTGTAATCCTTTTGTTGGTcgtttgtgtgtttgtatgtgtgaCTTTGGCTAGAACCTTCCCTGTAGATTGTTTTGGTCCGTTCTGCTGGAAAACTTCAACTGATGATCTGCCATGGCATGGCCAAGTCTTTTATATTTTCtcggttttctttttttgaattttgcattttgaCGGTGTTTTCATGCTAAACTGAAATTAAGTTCATTCAAAGACAATGAATGCAAAATGCTGCAACCTGCAGCCATCAGCAATCACCAGCTACCAGGCATTCAGTCAGCCGCCAGCCAGACCGACAATAATACGCTCTGACatcgaaagaaaaaaacaccaaaacaaTAGTCAACAGTTTTACAttgaaaatgacagcgagaaaaagaaaaacaatcgaTGCAACATCAGAAACTTCAAAACATAACAATCTTCATCTGCATATATGCGCCATAGTACTATGTGATATGTACTTCAACATTTTGGCTGTTGGTGTTGATGAACAGTGGGGAGAcagtaaaaattcaaatttaagctctatTATAGGGGACCTAAGTTTAAGCTCTAAGATAAAGGACCTACTTTTTAAAACTGACTcagaacagcgtgccgcagggTGACATCACTTGGTGGAGagtgtttttacatggctactATACCTGTTACATGTGATAGCGCCTCACAAATATCGTCAaaattaggaagggataaccgctgctgaaattttttctggtgttctGGCCGAGATTCAAATCAAGACATTCAATGTCATAGGCGAGTACTTTCCGAttcaaggttaagctcaatgttaaaggacctcctttttatacactagtccgaatggcgttccgcagcgcgacacctctttggagaaaagtttttatatggcaaagaacctaccaaatgtcatcagcataagaaggggataaccaccgctgaaccttttttctgatgtttattttttttttttggtttattttattttattttatattgttattttatattgttatttttttattatttttttattattttattttattttattttattttattttattttattttattttattttattttattttattttattttattttattttattttattttattttatttcatttcattttattttattttattttattttattttattttattttttttttattttattttattttattttattttattttattttattttattttattttattttattttattttattttattttattttataccattttatttcattccatttcattccatttcactccatttcattccattctatttcattccatttcatttcatttcgttccatttcattcattccatttcatttcattcattccatttcatttcattttatttcatttcattccatttcatttcattccatttcatttcattccatatcattacatttcattccattccatttcattccatttcattccatttcattccatttcattccatttcattccaattcattccatttcattccatttcatttcatttcatttcatttcataccattccatttcatttcattccatttcatttcattccatttcatttcatttcatttcatttcatttcatttcatttcatttcatttcattccattccatttcattccatttcattccatttcattccatttcattccatttcattccatttcattccatttcattccatttcattccatttcattccattccattgcattttatttaattatttcattttttttaaacatgcaATTGCTATACCCCTTAGCCCCACTGTAATCGCTTGTGGGGTTTAGTAAGCCTCAAATGAATGCCCACAGTTATAGCAACTGTGACTGAGAGGCATTTTCCAATATGCCAAAAACCATAGATCCCCACAAAGACCAACAATCAACCATACATGAAAGCTTCCATTCATTCCAACTTAAAGCAATGTTCATCTTCAGTGCCTTCTTGTGTTTATATTCTCCTATTTGTTTTGTATTCTTTATTGGCGGTGTATGTTTTCTTTGCATCTTTTTTCTTCCTTGTGCCAGGCAACAACAATTGTTAGTGATGCTTTAATTTACCTAAAAACTTACAAAGAATTCTATTGCAAACCGTTTTTAATTCGTCTACCAAGTAAAACATTGATATTTACAGCATAGTTTGTATGATTTTTCGATGTAGTGAAATCTACAGTATTTTGCCAAGAAATTAGTACAACTGCTGACAAGTTGAGTAAACACAACTACGACCGCGTTCAATACCGAACACATAGTTGGCCACTCATTAAAGAACTGCGCCAAGACATTTCTCATAACAAAGAGTGGTAAcctattcaaattttaagctcaatactaatggatctcttttttttatacccaccaccataggatgggggtatactaatctagtcattccgtttgtaacacatcgaaatatttgtctaagaccccataaagtatatatatttttaatcaacgtaaaaatataaggcgatcttgccatgtccgtctgtttgtcggtccgtctgttgaaatcacgctacacatacaacacattttgcccatgaacattccactaaggaacaggagcacacacatcaatgagtgcagtccgattcaagtttaagctcaatgatgaggggcctcctttttatagccgagtccgaacggcgtgccgcagtgcgacacctctttggagagaagttttacatggcatattacctcacaaatgttatcaGCATTATGAGgttaaaaccaccgctgacatttttttttgatggtttcgccaggattcgaacccagtcgttcagcgtcgtaggcggtcgtgctaacctctgagctacgctacagtttttaaaaatagagatattgagctgaaactttgcgcagattcttttttgtccataatcaggttaagttcgaaggtggactatatcttgataaagcccccatatagaccgatccaccgatttagggtcataggcccataaaagccacattcattatccgattttgctgaaatttgggacagtgagttgtgttaggcccttcgacatctttcgtaaatttggcttggatcggtccagatttggatatagctgccatatagaccgatttctcgataaaaggttttgggcccataaaagccacatttattatccgattttgctgaaatttggtacagtgagttatgttaaacccttcgacaccctccgttaatttggctcagatcggtgcagatttcgatataactgtcatatagaccgatctctcgattaaaggttttgggcccaaaaaaggtgcatttattgaccgatgtcaccgaaatttgggacagtgagttgtgttaggcccttcgacatccttctttaaattggccctgatcggtccagatttcgatatagctgccatatagaccgatctctcgatttaatgttttgggcccataaaaggcgcattttttgaccgatgtcactgaaatttcggacagtgagttaggttaagccccttgacatacttctgcaatgtggcacagatcggtccagatttggatatagctgccatatagaccgatctctcgattttaggttttagggccataaatggcggatttattgttcgattttgccgaaatatgagacggtgagttgtgttaggcccttcgacacctttcttgtatttggctcagatcggcgcagatttagctatagctgccatatagaccgatctctcgatttaagattatggggcaataaaaggcgcatttattgtccgatttcgaaaaaaattgagacagtgagttgtgttaggcccttcaacacctTTTttgtatttggcccagatcggtccagatgtggatatagctgccatatagaccgatctctcgataaaacgttttggacccataaaaggcgcatttattgaccgatgtcaccgaaatttcggacagtgagttaatttaagcccctcgacatacttttacaatatggcacagatcggtccagatgtggatatagctgcaatatagaccgatctctcgatttaaggttttgggtccataaaagtcgcatttattgtcggatttcgccgaaatttgggacagcgagttgtgttaggttcttcgataactttctgcattttggcccagatcggttcaaatttggatatagctgccatatagaccgatctttcgatttaaggtcttgggcccataaagggcgcatttattgtccgacttctcTCAAATGTGGCACAGCGACTTATTtgagacttttcgacatccgtgtcgtttatggttcaaatctgtctacatttggatatggcttccgaaaagaccaatattttgttttgtaaaattcATCAATGACCACTCAAAATCCAtgacgaatttggtccaaatcggaccatacttcgataaagctgctatttg from the Stomoxys calcitrans chromosome 1, idStoCalc2.1, whole genome shotgun sequence genome contains:
- the LOC106094982 gene encoding lipase 3; translated protein: MQSLSGLVIVVLCGVTTAGALDTCDRITHYGYPCERHNLTTKDGYVLAIFRIPYSQHGDSYDNATSKPPVLLMHCLECSSDIWIISGPDNGLPFILADAGYDVWLGNARGNVYSQKHIKLQRSSTEFWEFSLDEIGIIDVPAKIDYVLAITNSQSLHYVGYSQGSTTLMMALASKPEYNEKLRSTHLLAPVVFLCYVGGPVAILGSPIVGSINPLTQLLGTVPLHELEALSRSVAPGLCQRAEFAELCLAFLNIVCGWGSPHLNRTLIPELLSTAPAGGSFRQVIHYAQMVMSCKFRPYDFGLPGNMQKYGKSQPPSYNLANVHPKTPIEMYFGENDYFVPLRDAYRLSKILGNRASWNHVKFPKYNHFDYTLASNVRWCINDCVVDRMQKYEGRSFHGDLCKCFKNKPF
- the LOC106095243 gene encoding uncharacterized protein DDB_G0272718 translates to MRTKLLSFLLVGLVVLSSARPGYLHGHHHHLDYPYYGHHEPLHVAKYVHVPAAISHQSSTVIHSAPIIKPVVVPIVKHVLPVVKAYHPAPIIKTIHPLPLHYDPFHAHHYDHHDFHHFH